The following are encoded together in the Panicum virgatum strain AP13 chromosome 6K, P.virgatum_v5, whole genome shotgun sequence genome:
- the LOC120711473 gene encoding DEAD-box ATP-dependent RNA helicase 42-like, with amino-acid sequence MGSGDDERSSSKHHHRDKEKDRDRERSSSRHHRDKDRDRDRERERSSSRHHREDGDRDRDRDRHREKDRDREERKEREREERKAREREKERAREEKEKERARRREERDREDRDRSSRRRGDADGEDDEDRDRDRKRRRRSSHHHHHRDAEPEAASPREEEAVDDEEAERRRQRKKEEDMEAEQQRLDDEMERRRRRVKEWQEKRREQQQQEQDGGGAGGTSAAATAEADGAKEGKKWTLDGEESDEEGDNEGGKKAEENGGSGDMDVDLPNGGGDANGGAGMEEDEIDPLDAFMNSMVLPEVKKLESAAAAMDTAPAAGVDDKNGKNTKDAVSNGDKKGPRRAMGRIMQGDDSESDYDDADDEGAGEDDEDDEEFIKRVKKTKAEKLAIVDHSKIDYQPFRKNFYIEVKDITRMTSEEVVAYRKELELNVHGKDVPKPIKTWVQSGMTSKLLDTIKKLGFEKPMPIQAQALPIIMSGRDCIGIAKTGSGKTIAFVLPMLRHVKDQPPVVPGDGPIGLIMAPTRELVVQIHSDIKKFSKVLGINCVAIYGGSGVAQQISELKRGAEIVVCTPGRMIDILCTSSGKITNLRRVTFLVMDEADRMFDMGFEPQITRIVQNTRPDRQTVLFSATFPRQVEILARKVLTKPVEIQVGGRSVVNKDITQLVEVRPDSDRFFRLLELLGEWYVKGKILVFVHSQDKCDSLLKDLFQHGYPCLSLHGGKDQTDRESTMADFKSNVCSLLIATSVAARGLDVKELELVVNYDVPNHYEDYVHRVGRTGRAGRKGFAVTFISEEEERYAPDLVKALELSQQAVPEDLKALADRFMAKVKQGTEQAHGTGYGGSGFKFNEEEDEARKTAKKAQAREYGYEEDKSDSDSDEEGGVRKAGGDLAAQAIANAHAAAALVANKAASNANQQVSGTAAVPLIPLLAATNQQNDEATARALQAAMNLQQNLARIQAHAVPEHYEAELEINDFPQNARWKITHKETLAPIQDWTGAAITTRGTYIPQGKIVGANERKLYLFIEGPTESSVKKAKAELKRVLEDCANQALNLPGSAQTGKYSVI; translated from the coding sequence atgggcTCCGGCGACGACGAGCGCTCCAGCTCCAAGCACCACCACCGCGACAAGGAAAAGGACCGCGACCGCGAGCGCTCCTCCTCCCGCCACCACCGTGACAAGGACCGGGACCGGGACCGCGAGCGCGAGCGCTCGTCCTCGCGGCACCACCGCGAGGATGGCGACCGGGACCGGGACCGCGACCGCCACCGGGAGAAGGACCGGGATCGCGAGGAGCGcaaggagcgggagcgggaggagCGCAAGGCGCGGGAGCGGGAGAAGGAGCGGGcgcgggaggagaaggagaaggagcgggcgcggcggcgcgaggagagGGACCGCGAGGATCGGGACCGGTCGTCCAGGCGGCGCGGGGACGCggacggcgaggacgacgaggaccgcgaccgcgaccgcaagcgccgccgccggtcctcgcatcaccaccaccaccgcgatgcggagccggaggcggcgtcgccccgggaggaggaggcggtggacgacgaggaggcggagcggcggcggcagcggaagaaggaggaggacatGGAGGCCGAGCAGCAGCGGCTGGATGATGAgatggagcgccgccgccggcgcgtcaaGGAGTGGCAGGAGAAGCgccgcgagcagcagcagcaggagcaggacggtggtggcgctggcggcacttccgccgccgcgacggctGAGGCTGATGGCGCCAAGGAGGGTAAGAAGTGGACCTTGGATGGGGAGGAATCTGATGAGGAAGGGGATAATGAGGGTGGCAAGAAGGCAGAGGAGAACGGAGGATCTGGTGACATGGATGTGGATTTGCCGAATGGGGGCGGCGATGCCAATGGCGGTGCTGGTATGGAGGAGGATGAGATTGATCCGCTCGATGCCTTCATGAACTCCATGGTGCTGCCGGAGGTTAAGAAGCTGGAGAGTGCTGCTGCAGCAATGGATACTGCTCCTGCCGCAGGTGTGGATGATAAGAATGGTAAGAACACCAAGGATGCTGTTAGTAATGGGGATAAAAAGGGGCCAAGGAGAGCGATGGGGAGAATAATGCAAGGGGATGATTCAGAGTCGGATTATGATGATGCTGACGATGAGGGGGCCGGagaggatgatgaggatgatgaggagtTCATAAAGCGTGTAAAGAAAACAAAGGCAGAGAAGCTGGCAATTGTTGACCATTCGAAGATTGACTACCAACCGTTCCGGAAGAATTTCTATATTGAGGTGAAGGACATTACCAGGATGACATCTGAGGAAGTGGTGGCCTATAGGAAGGAGTTGGAGCTCAACGTGCATGGAAAAGACGTGCCCAAGCCAATAAAGACATGGGTGCAGAGTGGGATGACAAGCAAGCTCCTTGACACCATCAAGAAGCTTGGTTTCGAGAAACCAATGCCTATCCAGGCACAAGCGCTGCCGATAATAATGAGTGGTCGTGATTGTATAGGAATTGCAAAGACTGGATCTGGCAAGACTATAGCGTTCGTTCTTCCAATGCTGAGGCATGTCAAGGACCAGCCGCCTGTTGTTCCTGGAGATGGCCCTATCGGGCTTATTATGGCTCCTACCAGAGAGCTTGTGGTGCAGATACATTCAGACATTAAGAAGTTCTCTAAGGTGCTTGGCATCAACTGTGTTGCAATCTATGGAGGTTCAGGGGTTGCACAGCAGATTAGCGAATTGAAGAGGGGTGCTGAAATTGTTGTTTGTACACCGGGAAGGATGATTGATATCCTTTGCACTAGCAGCGGAAAAATAACCAACCTTCGCCGAGTTACCTTCTTGGTGATGGATGAAGCTGATAGGATGTTCGATATGGGTTTTGAGCCTCAGATTACTCGGATTGTTCAGAACACTCGGCCAGATAGGCAGACAGTACTTTTCTCTGCCACATTTCCACGGCAGGTGGAGATATTGGCACGCAAGGTGCTAACTAAGCCTGTTGAAATTCAGGTGGGTGGGAGAAGTGTCGTGAACAAAGATATCACACAACTGGTTGAGGTGCGACCAGACAGTGACAGGTTCTTCAGGCTGTTGGAGTTGCTTGGTGAATGGTATGTTAAGGGAAaaattcttgtttttgttcacTCACAAGATAAATGTGATTCCCTACTAAAAGACCTGTTCCAGCATGGGTATCCATGTCTGTCTCTTCATGGTGGTAAAGATCAAACTGACCGTGAATCAACTATGGCTGATTTCAAGAGCAATGTCTGCAGCTTACTGATTGCTACAAGTGTCGCTGCTAGGGGTTTAGATGTGAAAGAACTTGAGCTGGTTGTCAATTATGATGTCCCTAACCATTATGAGGACTATGTTCATCGTGTTGGGCGAACGGGGCGTGCTGGTAGAAAAGGTTTTGCTGTGACTTTTATTTCTGAGGAAGAGGAGCGGTATGCACCAGACCTTGTTAAGGCCTTGGAGCTCTCTCAACAAGCTGTTCCAGAAGATCTGAAAGCTCTAGCAGATCGGTTTATGGCGAAGGTGAAGCAGGGCACAGAGCAGGCCCATGGTACAGGTTATGGTGGTAGTGGTTTTAAGTTTAATGAGGAAGAGGATGAAGCCAGAAAGACGGCAAAGAAGGCTCAGGCAAGGGAATATGGATACGAAGAAGACAAGTCTGATTCAGATTCTGATGAGGAAGGCGGGGTGCGTAAGGCGGGAGGTGACCTGGCAGCACAAGCTATTGCCAATGCTCATGCAGCTGCTGCTTTGGTTGCAAACAAGGCTGCAAGCAATGCTAACCAGCAAGTATCAGGAACTGCGGCAGTGCCCTTGATTCCTTTACTTGCTGCAACTAACCAACAAAATGATGAAGCCACAGCTCGTGCACTTCAGGCTGCAATGAACTTACAACAAAATCTGGCGAGGATACAGGCTCATGCAGTTCCAGAACACTATGAGGCTGAACTTGAGATCAACGATTTCCCACAGAATGCTCGCTGGAAGATCACTCACAAAGAGACATTGGCTCCTATTCAGGACTGGACTGGTGCTGCTATCACTACAAGGGGAACATATATTCCTCAAGGAAAAATTGTTGGTGCAAATGAGCGCAAACTGTACCTGTTTATTGAGGGCCCGACAGAGTCATCTGTGAAGAAGGCAAAAGCAGAACTGAAACGTGTCCTTGAGGATTGTGCCAACCAAGCTCTGAATCTTCCTGGATCTGCTCAAACTGGAAAGTATTCTGTTATTTGA